In the Sandaracinaceae bacterium genome, CGCGGCGCGCGAACGGAGGGGGTCCCGACACCCCTTCAGCGTGCGGCGCCGCGGGCGCGCGTCAACCCACCCGAACGGGCAGGCGCGTTCCCCTCCGACCGGGCGATGTGCGCCGGTGCGCCGCGTCCGAGGATCCATGCATGACCGACCTCTCCGAGCTCAGCGAGTCCCTCTCCTCCGTCGCCGAGGCTGGCGCCGCCTCCGCGCTCCATCTCTCCGCGGGCTGCCGCCGCCGCGCGACCGCGACCGCGTTCGACGTGCGCCACGCGATCACCACCGCCCACGCCGTCGGCCACCGCGAGCGCGTGTGGCTGCGGGACGACGGCGGCGCGCGGTTCGAAGCGGAGGTGGCGGGGCGCGACCCGGGCACCGATCTCGCGCTCCTCGCGCTGCCCGAAGACGCAGCGCTCCGCGTCCCTCGCTTCCGCGAGCCCGACGACGCGGTGAAGCTCGGGGCGCTCGTGCTCGCCCTGGGCCGACCGGGCCGCGCGCTCCGCGCCTCGATGCGCATGCTCGGCGCCGTCGCGTCGGACGTCCCGACCCACGGCGGCGCCACCCTCCCCCGCTACCTCGAGACGGATCGCGCGATCCCGTCGGGCTTCGAGGGCGGGCCCGTGCTCGACCTCGAGGGGCGCGTGATCGGGCTG is a window encoding:
- a CDS encoding trypsin-like peptidase domain-containing protein; amino-acid sequence: MTDLSELSESLSSVAEAGAASALHLSAGCRRRATATAFDVRHAITTAHAVGHRERVWLRDDGGARFEAEVAGRDPGTDLALLALPEDAALRVPRFREPDDAVKLGALVLALGRPGRALRASMRMLGAVASDVPTHGGATLPRYLETDRAIPSGFEGGPVLDLEGRVIGLQSRAAVRGADLIVAIETLREVAAELAAHGRVRSGFLGVSVRPIGLPDAARRQLSRRRGALVMGVAPGGPAESAGLHLGDVILGLDGVEVSGGRSLARALRARFGAPAPLEIWRTGAPASLTITPEERA